The Chthoniobacterales bacterium DNA segment GCGTGAGTTCGCTGCTCTGCACGATCCCTTCGTTGCCGACGACGACACGCAGCGTCGCCTCCTGCTCACACGCATATTGCAGGATGCCTTCGAGCGCCTGCCCGGGCAGCTCCACCACCTCGTCGTAGTCGAGCCAGTGCCGCTGTTGCACGGTTTGCCAGCGCGAGGGGGCGAACGCCGGAGCGGGCGCGGCATTCGTAAATTCGCCGATGGCCTGATGATGTTCCACCCACTCGACAAATCGGTCCGGCAAGCTGCTGCCCGTGAGGCAGACCTTGTGGATCACCGCATTCGTGCAATCGCGAAACTCGATCGTCTGCGAGGCGCCACTGCCGCCGTGATGATGGCACACGACCGCGCCGCCGCCCCACGGCACGAACTCGATGTCGAGCGAACCATCCACGGCCTGCGCCCGCAGGAAATTCTCGCTGAAGGTGAGCGCGGGATACTCCCGCCGCTCGCCGAGAATCGCGCCCTCGTTGCCGGTCACGACAAGCACTTCGCCCAGCTTCGGCGCGCCATGCAGCATCTGCGCAAATTCGTTCCAAAGCCGGATGGAGCAGCACTCCCCGGAGCGGCGCGCATTGCCTGGCGTGGCGATCGCGAGCAACCGCGCCGTCAGCGCATCGGCATGGAGCGCACGTCCGGCAGATCCGGCTTCCGACCGGCGAAAGGAATTGTCTTCGGCATCCATGAGCGCGGCGACCCTAGAAGCCGGACCACGACGATCGCTAACGGTCGCTTGCGAATGTTTGATCGCTGCTTGCGAATGTTCCGCCCGCAAATCGGCATGCCGCCCGCAGCATTGCGTGCACGCCGGGCTCCACCGCCTCGAGATAGCCGACGGCATCGTGGCGCCACCGCTCGTGCATCGTCACCAGGTGATCGTCGGGAAGCGCGCCCGGCCGCGGCATCGCGGGGTCGTAGGGCAGCTCGAGCGTGATCATTGCGGGCGCGGAGCCGTCGGGATACGCAAGCCCATAGCCGCACCACTGCCCGAGCGAGCCGGGGCAGTCCGCCTGGATCAGCTGGAGATGATGCTGGCCGCGGAGGGGATCCGTCACCCGAAGTCGATAGGGCGCCCGCTGCCCGGGCGAAGGTGCGGCCCACATGGCCTCGGCAAGCGGCGTGGATTGCGCACCATCGGCATCGAGCTCCGCAAGCGCCCAATGCAGGGCGACGATCTTCGCCGGTCGCCACCCGAGGATGGCGTCGCGCAGGATGCGCGTCTCCGGCTCGGACCACGGCGCCGGGCCCGGGGGCTCCTCGCTATCGGCGCGCCAGTTGAAGCCGCAGTTGCGGTTGGGGTCCACGCCACGGGCGTTCACCCGCGTCCCGGCCTCGAGTCCGTCGGGATTCGCGCAGGAAATGATTGCCACCGGCTCCGCCAGCTCGAGCCGGCGGAAGCTTTCCAGCAGGTCCACCGTCGCGGGTTCGTCGCCATGCTGGCCGCCGATCAGCAGCGTAAGATTCGGCGGCGGCGCGGCGGGATCGAAATTTCGCCAGGCCAGAATTTCCCGCCCGAGGACGGAGAAGCCGAGAACTTGTGGATGAAGAGGGCCCCCGGACATTCGCGCGTGGCCGCAACGCTTCCAGAAACCGCCGCATCGTGAAAAGATAATCCGCCGATGAAGCTCACCTGGGTCACCCGCGAACTGCATCCGCGCCGCGTATTCCGGATCAGCCGGGCTCGTCGGCGCGAGGTGCGCAACGTCTTCGTGCGGCTCGAGCACGACGGCATCGCAGGCTACGGGGAGGCGTCGCCGAATGCTTTCTACGACGAGACGTGGGAAGGCGTCGGCGCCCGTCTCGAGGCCGCCCGCGACTGGCTCGAAAGGCTCGAGATCACGACCGTCGCCGAGCTCGAAGCTGCCTGGAACGAAGGCTGGACTCGCCTCCGCCCCTCCCGCGCGGCCCAGTGCGCGATCGACCTCGCGCTGTGGGATTGGCTCGCTCGTCGAGAGCGAAAATCGGTCACCGAGCTCGCCTGGAATCAGCCCGCCACACCGGTGAAGACCTTTTGCACGATCGGCCTTTCCACCGCAGAGGAGCTTCCCGAGAAAGTCGCCGAACTCGCCGGCTTTCCCTGCATCAAGATCAAATCCGACGCCACGGCCGATCTTGCGACGGTGCGATTCGTCCGCGAGCGCAGCGATGCCCTGCTCGCGGTGGACGCCAACTGTGCGTGGACCGGGCGCGACCTCGCCGCGCTCACCCGGGAGCTCGCGCAGCTCGGCGTGAACTTCCTCGAACAACCTCTTCCCGTTGATGCGGACGACGCTCTCCCGGCGGGGCTCGCCCTCCCGACCTTCGCGGACGAGAGCTGCGTCACCGAAGCCGACGTCGAGCGTGTCGCGGAAAGATTCTCCGGCTTCAACATCAAGCTCGTGAAATGCGGCGGCCTCACGCCCGCCCGCCGGATGGCGCGACGCGGCCGTGAACTCGGCCGGCAGCTCATGGT contains these protein-coding regions:
- a CDS encoding M14 family zinc carboxypeptidase, which produces MSGGPLHPQVLGFSVLGREILAWRNFDPAAPPPNLTLLIGGQHGDEPATVDLLESFRRLELAEPVAIISCANPDGLEAGTRVNARGVDPNRNCGFNWRADSEEPPGPAPWSEPETRILRDAILGWRPAKIVALHWALAELDADGAQSTPLAEAMWAAPSPGQRAPYRLRVTDPLRGQHHLQLIQADCPGSLGQWCGYGLAYPDGSAPAMITLELPYDPAMPRPGALPDDHLVTMHERWRHDAVGYLEAVEPGVHAMLRAACRFAGGTFASSDQTFASDR
- a CDS encoding dipeptide epimerase codes for the protein MKLTWVTRELHPRRVFRISRARRREVRNVFVRLEHDGIAGYGEASPNAFYDETWEGVGARLEAARDWLERLEITTVAELEAAWNEGWTRLRPSRAAQCAIDLALWDWLARRERKSVTELAWNQPATPVKTFCTIGLSTAEELPEKVAELAGFPCIKIKSDATADLATVRFVRERSDALLAVDANCAWTGRDLAALTRELAQLGVNFLEQPLPVDADDALPAGLALPTFADESCVTEADVERVAERFSGFNIKLVKCGGLTPARRMARRGRELGRQLMVGCMLESSALIAAGAAIAQRTDHADLDGAWLIGDDPFLGWRFDRGVLQPPAASGLGIEPQPGLFPD